AAGAGCACGGCGAGATCGGTTCGGGCCCGATCTTCGATCTGCCGGCGGTAATCGAAGAGTTGCCCAACCGCGAGGCGGCATGTCGGCTGCTCGCTATCTGTCTTTACCTCGACGAGCAGGTGTCGGTCGCCGTCGTACTCATGGATGAGCGCGTCAAACATGCACTCTTGCTTGGACCCCTGCTCGACGGCCATGCCATGGGCCTCGCAGAAACTACGAAGGGCGTTGGTCATCGTGTGGTGGAGGCGGGGCATCGTGACGCTGCCGGGTTGGCGGAAGAACTCGACATCCGCATCGTCGCGCTCGTCAAGGGTCCTCGTAACCCTGGTTACAGACGTTCGACGCGGCTCTGCTTGCGAGCGAGGCTTCGCCTTGAGCGCAGCGACGACGACGGCCATGTCCGACGTGTCGAGGTCGAACGCATCCCGAATTCCGACCTGCCCGATGAGGTTCACGAAGCCATCGAACTGCTCGCTCACCGTGGCGAAACGGAGCCCGAGGACTTGGAGCTTCTCCTGGACTGCAGCTCGACTGTTGATGATGGGGGCCCGGCGGCGCTGGTCGAGACAGGCGAGCATCGGCGTGAGGAGTGCGGCCGCCGGCATGCCACCGCCACTCCGGCGTGGAAGCGGCGGGAGATGCTCCAACATGGCATAGGCCTTACGCAACTGCCGATCACTCGAAGCGGAAGCAACAATCTTCGCAATCTTGGCCACTTCGCGGAGATGCTCGGCTATCCACTCGCGCGCGATGTTCCTGAACGCCGCGTAAAAATTGACGAACCCAAGCGGCTTGGCGACAGCGCGAACGATTTCGATGGGAGCACACGCCTTAGCCTCGCCGCGTCGCGCGCCTGATCGCTGCGGAAGCGCGACCTTTCCCTCGATGCGCAGTTGTTGGTGAGAGGTGACGGGTGCCTTATCTGCTCACGCCCGAAATCTTGACGTGCGACATCGCTCGAAATACCGCACATCACCACGCAATACCAATCGCTTCGCGAATACGCTGCATGAGCGGCACGGAGATGGCCCGTGCACGCTCGCGCCCTTCTGCCAAGTGCTTTTCGATGACTTCTGGATGCGCCATCAGGTCGTCGTAAATCTTCCTGGGCTCCGCAAGGAATGCCTCGAGCACTTCGTAAAGTGCCTGTTTTGCTTCGCCCCAGCCAATGCCTTTGCGATATCGATCCGCCAATGCGTCGATTTGCTCTTGTGACGCAAATGCGCTGTAAAGGAGAAAAATGGATGATGTGTGCGGATCCTTCGGTACTTCGGGCGGCGTCGAATCCGTGACGATTTTCATGATGAGCTTTCGGAGCTTCTTCGGATCGCCGAAAAGAGGAATCACGTTGTCGTAACTCTTGCTCATTTTGCGCCCATCGAGCCCCGGAATGACGGACATCTTGTCGTCGATCCAGGGCGCGGGTACCGTGAGAATCGGTCCGTAGACGGCATTGAAACTGCCGGCCATGTCGGCGGTCATTTCGATGTGCTGCGCCTGGTCTTTGCCCACGGGCACGAGGTGCGTGCCGAACATCAAAATGTCGGCTGCCATGAGCACGGGATAATTGTAAAGCCCCATGTTGACGCCCGCGTCGACGTCGACACCGGCTTCCTCGTTTTTCTGGACAATCGCCTTGTAGGCGTGAGCTCGATTCATGAGGCCCTTGCCGGTGAAGCACGAAAGCACCCAGGTGAGCTCGAAAAGCTCGGGGATGTCGGACTGCCGGAAGAATATGACCTTCGACGGATCGAGCCCGCAAGCAAGCCACGTTGCCGCGACTTCGAGCGTGCTGTCACGCATGGTCTTCTTGTCGTGGACGGTGGTGAGCGAGTGGTAGTCCGCGATGAAGTAAAGCGCATCGTGTTCGGGGTTTTGGGCAAGCTGAAGGGCGGGCTTGATCGCGCCGACGTAGTTGCCGAGGTGCGGATGCCCGGATGACTTGATGCCGGTGAGAATCGTTTTCTTGGCCATGGCTGCGAGGCCTCTTCTAGCACCACCAGGAGCATGTGGGGCAGAACAAATTCACTTTTCGAATCGCTGCGAGGTTGCCGAATCAAACGAGCGTCACGCGTTGATCCATGCGCCCCGTGGAACGCCTGGACTCGGGAGGCAAGTCCGATATGCGACGCATCGTCTCGGGTGGAAGCTCGGAAATGCGGCGCATCGTGTCCGGCGGGAGATCCGATATGCGACGCATCGTTTCAGGCGGAAGATCCGATATGCGACGCATCGTTTCAGGCGGAAGATCCGAAAGGCGCCGACTCTCCGCGCCATGCCATTCGCCGAGCGCCCGCGCAGCTTCGGTCGCGACCTCAGCGGCCGGATCCATGAGCGCGCGAGAAAGCGCCGGCGTGCTGAGCCAACGTTC
Above is a genomic segment from Polyangiaceae bacterium containing:
- a CDS encoding tryptophan--tRNA ligase, whose product is MAKKTILTGIKSSGHPHLGNYVGAIKPALQLAQNPEHDALYFIADYHSLTTVHDKKTMRDSTLEVAATWLACGLDPSKVIFFRQSDIPELFELTWVLSCFTGKGLMNRAHAYKAIVQKNEEAGVDVDAGVNMGLYNYPVLMAADILMFGTHLVPVGKDQAQHIEMTADMAGSFNAVYGPILTVPAPWIDDKMSVIPGLDGRKMSKSYDNVIPLFGDPKKLRKLIMKIVTDSTPPEVPKDPHTSSIFLLYSAFASQEQIDALADRYRKGIGWGEAKQALYEVLEAFLAEPRKIYDDLMAHPEVIEKHLAEGRERARAISVPLMQRIREAIGIAW